The Streptomyces aurantiacus genome includes a region encoding these proteins:
- a CDS encoding ABC transporter substrate-binding protein has translation MNTPPVAPQTQRTDGSTVRIGALVPLTRPGWVEAGRHLLAGLELAMGDVNDAGGIAGRPLELLVRDTAADPRKATAAVDELARLGVAALAGEYHSVVARAATVRADALGLPFLCSSAVLDALTEQPTEWVARLAPPQSHGWQIYADFLLGEGHDRIAVATQPSVYWASGTRVLREHLTPRGGTVIELDMSELTPAAVCDELVDHRATALLLLVGHPDPAVEIVKSVRRDQRLAELMIGAPAGQPEFAAWATSLGDDCAAIPFLRYLPERLSPLGARVETALRERLTDPPSFVAYEGYDTVVVLADVLRSHGADRARTAESWPRVAVEGTRGQIQFSRVPGISVWQWASAPVQIVDRDPVRPDRFRILHAG, from the coding sequence ATGAACACGCCACCAGTGGCCCCTCAAACGCAGCGGACTGACGGATCAACGGTCCGGATCGGCGCCCTCGTCCCGCTCACCCGTCCCGGCTGGGTCGAGGCAGGCCGACATCTGCTCGCCGGTCTCGAGCTGGCCATGGGCGACGTCAACGACGCCGGCGGCATCGCCGGAAGGCCACTCGAACTGCTGGTACGAGACACCGCGGCTGATCCGCGGAAGGCCACCGCGGCGGTGGACGAACTGGCTCGCCTGGGCGTCGCCGCCTTGGCAGGGGAGTACCACAGTGTCGTCGCTCGCGCCGCTACCGTCAGGGCCGACGCCCTCGGACTGCCGTTCCTCTGCTCGTCCGCGGTTCTCGACGCGCTCACCGAACAGCCCACGGAATGGGTCGCGCGGCTCGCCCCGCCGCAGTCCCACGGCTGGCAGATCTACGCGGACTTCCTCCTGGGCGAGGGCCACGACCGCATCGCCGTAGCGACCCAGCCGAGTGTGTACTGGGCATCCGGGACCCGCGTTCTGCGGGAGCACCTCACTCCACGCGGTGGCACCGTCATCGAGCTCGACATGAGCGAGCTCACCCCTGCGGCCGTGTGCGACGAACTCGTCGACCATCGTGCGACAGCCCTCCTCCTTCTGGTGGGCCACCCCGATCCGGCCGTGGAGATCGTCAAGTCCGTCCGCCGCGACCAGCGCCTCGCCGAGCTCATGATCGGCGCGCCGGCGGGGCAACCGGAGTTCGCCGCATGGGCGACGTCGCTGGGCGACGACTGCGCCGCGATCCCGTTCCTGCGCTACTTGCCCGAGCGTCTCAGCCCTCTCGGTGCACGAGTCGAGACGGCTCTGCGCGAGCGGCTGACCGACCCGCCCTCCTTCGTCGCCTACGAGGGCTATGACACGGTTGTCGTCCTCGCTGACGTGCTGCGTTCTCACGGCGCGGACCGGGCGCGCACCGCCGAATCCTGGCCGCGCGTCGCAGTCGAGGGGACCCGCGGCCAGATCCAGTTCTCCCGCGTGCCGGGCATCAGCGTCTGGCAGTGGGCCTCGGCGCCGGTCCAGATCGTTGACCGTGATCCGGTACGGCCCGATCGCTTTCGAATCCTTCACGCCGGCTGA
- a CDS encoding GlsB/YeaQ/YmgE family stress response membrane protein: MGIIAWILIGLLAGLIAKALMPGKDPGGIIITMLIGIAGGLLGGWLGKVLFGVDSIDGFFEISTWIAAIVGSVILLALYRVITGNRRRSHA, translated from the coding sequence ATGGGCATCATCGCCTGGATACTCATCGGTCTGCTCGCGGGCCTCATCGCCAAGGCGCTCATGCCGGGCAAGGACCCGGGCGGCATCATCATCACGATGCTCATCGGGATCGCCGGCGGCCTCCTGGGCGGCTGGCTCGGCAAGGTCCTCTTCGGCGTCGACTCCATCGACGGCTTCTTCGAGATCTCCACCTGGATCGCCGCCATCGTCGGCTCGGTCATCCTCCTCGCCCTCTACCGGGTCATCACCGGAAACCGACGCCGCAGCCACGCCTGA